In Phyllopteryx taeniolatus isolate TA_2022b chromosome 8, UOR_Ptae_1.2, whole genome shotgun sequence, one genomic interval encodes:
- the numa1 gene encoding nuclear mitotic apparatus protein 1 isoform X3: protein MSLNMGVKALLKWVNSITLGYREIDVEDLQDGELLLRVVYKMKKEPNPPFIKSTEERFKLIAEFVEKDCRFSPTIGTLLSWDNIRNGINLTVEIAKVLLLLVYYDMMNERCTLKALECEVEREIANLTGSFVIESVGGVYLNNGLDAYLSKRYLPVPLEILERTVSTSNASTVSSLSDGDSPVFPRTPKITFLDMHTVASSSVSKSPLQDIMNTPKFQLRKLQRQMVKERDHMDRLEKELASKISLIAQRESHINQLQYCLDKMKGEQSDQEQTTREQINELQSKNNSLQLRLSEILKENKDCKSNFSLMERKVDELEEENGVLSSQIRAAHAQLSIFQAEVGRLTENHLSGQEESRTKMDYLHSELNQATAQKELLTEQIQILQGRISCLEDDIRAATKEDVGENLGPIIERDALELEIGCLKNELDSTFGCLKKAEANVEAKTLQLSAYEEEITQQKELLEQQNLHIEDIVQTKDRISKELQKEISEQRAALQKEIDYLKLQLEQAKQQNAAQISELQKHIAALQQELDNLKEMSREKEYHLNQAKENVKDLETKFHDLTSILVDKNNQINILKEEVEVFTMETMKNKNEIEIKDQLLAQLRLQDSNQQDILQNRIQTLTLEVENLSSSVQRAEQEVQLKHDLLAKTQQENIEQRAVLQQQIITSEMEACRLSTEMEARNEQLVILQKDSSKQSEILQEQINLLKSQVECLNTSLTNAEEHVQSLQALLAKQEQESVCQKDLLQQQLTVSEESVRTMKEEIQTKEEHITLLNKQSSENSKQFHKDIQSLEGQVESLTLSLKNAEENLQSKESLFANQHSQSTRHIETLQTQIVSSQEEVSRLISKLHSKEEQLESMKDSIHIAKNQVKAKEDFIVNLEKENTFHMDMLKKHNMDLVEEAAQFKEEIRTKEDQLDLFKVESGKLSEVLKNEIESLKSQIQSVTVSLQSTEEQVQTKVNQLANNEMEISKEREKYQSLMESSSEEVTMLRERIQAQEEQLATLREEGSSQSDMLYKEISQLKNQLAVVNNLLSEAEQRVQAQLAMMTTQEQESAHQKELLQHQLSVTEAEVRKMNEEIEVRDERVMQLNATNSEESDLLCQEIQHLKKQVESLDSSRRKAEEDVQFKNDLLVQQQKEADRNLQENNQKEELLQKRISSFEEEILKLRECQDEKQKLLIRAEEKLEMLQTELVAVKTQAADKDNSLQVLRAEVSSHNDLAQKANEEAQVSAKMLVEQQDENAKQTNALKMDIQVLQGQLEVISLQLMDKEQQMLKTQQESAQLIEKLQLQVVSLNADLQQHENTQIESFKHWEGQQDHQKAITIENETLVQEKEVLLAKILQAEKDQKALENQVNVLVLEKMRLVQTKQATERENLASLRLEQVLKQELELSKLEKDRLLKEMETNEESERHKKELQEQLAVKTEAVEHYKAQMEKAVSHYNDKKQLLHESQEEVAEFKHCLEVREREAKATGMELKLLQLELEKAQSKEKNMLSKLTRLETQVAFADLNLRAHNRITGHEADVSESCYLEVPASHSNVHNKAKPKRTMSSDSLDQSSLEDSLNNTRKLPATKDSSTPLVRSSERLAAKRSGLRTESLETLYFTPINTRHINRTSTENKIEVDSAFINPSSSIKRRRTTQVINITMTKKTPGANEGDETFYSLAPARSHPNLSSAHSARPVSMELFETPTKMTGAANDQLSCLPGYRRSTLHSQTPNTFCVGAENEPDGAPDDWMRIAELQARNKACLPHLKSSYPVEFEAGCKSTFIFTDEEVRTGDPTETIRRASVMPGQLQDSVASHRHSLAAGQLSTAGGTRSQRLSLMAGHAPSKSVSSSHVRSPKCTKRSGSTLSVPQTSPEKKLKASCFPRPLTPKNKNINSGPVSSQLHPSLSPADRRQSMMFTIDNTPKNNTSSYLKKGLNKLRSSTRKSPGKTSKRSPANAVRKENKSAETSRVAVGRAGRVGGFKSPRVVSKENRKSPQTAGKAAKSPRLTASARKMMRRMV from the exons ATGAGTCTTAATATGGGCGTCAAGGCTCTACTTAAATGG GTCAATAGTATTACATTGGGCTACCGAGAAATTGACGTTGAAGACTTGCAAGATGGGGAGCTGCTGCTTCGTGTTGTTTATAAGAT GAAAAAGGAACCAAACCCTCCTTTCATCAAATCAACTGAGGAACGGTTTAAACTCATTGCAGAATTTGTGGAGA AGGATTGCAGATTTAGTCCAACCATAGGTACACTGTTATCCTGGGACAACATAAGAAATGGAATCAACCTGACTGTGGAAATTGCAAAG GTCCTTCTGTTGCTGGTTTACTATGACATGATGAATGAACGGTGCACCCTTAAAGCCTTGGAATGTGAGGTGGAG AGGGAGATTGCAAATCTGACTGGTTCTTTTGTGATTGAGAGTGTTGGTGGTGTTTATCTGAACAATGGCCTTGATGCCTACTTGTCAAAGCGAT ATTTGCCCGTGCCTCTTGAAATACTCGAGCGAACGGTAAGCACCTCCAATGCGTCGACCGTCTCTTCACTCTCAGATGGAGACTCCCCTGTGTTCCCTCGCACAccgaaaatcacatttttggacATGCATACTGTGGCGTCATCTTCCGTCAG CAAATCTCCTCTTCAGGATATAATGAACACCCCCAAATTCCAGTTGAGAAAGCTTCAGCGGCAGATGGTCAAAGAGCGAGATCATATGGATCGGCTGGAGAAGGAGCTCGCCAGCAAGATTAGCCTCATTGCACAAAGAG AATCTCATATTAACCAGTTGCAATATTGTCTGGACAAGATGAAAGGGGAGCAGAGCGATCAAGAGCAGACTACCAGGGAACAAATCAATGAACTGCAGTCCAAGAATAACTC GTTACAACTGCGACTAAGTGAGAttctaaaagaaaataaagactgTAAAAGTAACTTTTCACTGATGGAGCGAAAAGTGGATGAACTTGAAGAGGAGAATGGTGTCCTCTCTTCACAG ATACGTGCAGCACATGCACAGCTGTCCATATTTCAAGCTGAGGTTGGCAGGCTGACAGAAAACCATTTGTCTGGTCAAGAGGAGTCGAGAACAAAAATGGACTACCTACACTCTGAACTCAATCAAGCCACTGCACAAAAG GAGCTCCTGACTGAACAAATTCAGATCCTGCAAGGAAGGATTTCATGTTTAGAAGATGACATTAGAGCAGCCACAAAGGAAGATGTAGGAGAAAACCTGGGCCCTATAATTGAG AGAGACGCGCTGGAGCTTGAAATTGGCTGCTTAAAAAACGAGCTGGACAGCACATTTGGCTGCTTGAAGAAGGCTGAGGCCAATGTGGAGGCCAAAACACTGCAGCTTTCAGCTTATGAGGAGGAAATCACCCAACAAAAGGAACTCCTGGAGCAACAAAACTTGCACATTGAAGATATTGTTCAAACCAAGGATCGGATTTCGAAAGAGCTGCAAAAAGAAATCTCTGAGCAGAGAGCAGCCCTTCAGAAAGAGATTGACTATCTTAAACTTCAACTTGAGCAAGCAAAGCAACAGAATGCTGCGCAGATCAGTGAACTACAGAAACATATTGCTGCTTTACAGCAAGAATTGGACAACCTTAAAGAAATGAGTAGAGAAAAGGAATACCACCTCAATCAGGCCAAAGAAAACGTGAAAGATCTTGAAACAAAGTTTCATGATCTAACATCCATTTTGGtggataaaaataatcaaattaacaTTCTCAAAGAAGAAGTTGAAGTTTTTACAATGGAaactatgaaaaacaaaaatgaaattgaaatcaAAGACCAACTGCTGGCCCAATTACGTCTGCAGGATTCTAATCAGCAAGACATTCTCCAGAATCGAATCCAGACTTTGACACTTGAAGTTGAAAACCTTAGCTCGTCCGTTCAACGTGCTGAACAGGAAGTTCAATTGAAGCATGATTTATTGGCTAAAACCCAACAAGAGAATATCGAGCAGAGGGCTGTGCTCCAGCAACAGATTATAACCAGTGAGATggaagcttgcaggctcagcacaGAAATGGAGGCCAGAAATGAGCAGCTTGTCATCTTGCAGAAGGACAGTTCCAAGCAGTCGGAAATCCTTCAAGAACAGATTAACCTTCTAAAAAGTCAAGTTGAATGTCTGAATACCTCTTTGACCAATGCTGAGGAGCATGTTCAATCTCTGCAGGCTCTACTAGCAAAGCAGGAGCAGGAAAGTGTTTGTCAAAAAGACCTTTTGCAGCAGCAACTGACTGTTTCTGAAGAGAGTGTAAGGACCATGAAGGAGGAGATTCAGACTAAGGAGGAGCATATCACTTTATTAAACAAGCAGTCCTCAGAGAATTCTAAACAGTTTCATAAGGACATCCAAAGTTTGGAGGGACAGGTGGAGAGCCTTACTTTATCCTTGAAGAATGCTGAGGAGAATCTGCAATCCAAGGAAAGTCTGTTTGCTAACCAGCACTCACAGAGTACTCGGCACATAGAGACACTGCAGACCCAGATAGTTTCTTCTCAAGAAGAGGTTAGCagactgatttcaaaactacatTCTAAGGAGGAACAACTGGAGAGTATGAAAGATTCTATCCATATTGCAAAGAACCAAGTGAAGGCCAAAGAAGATTTCATTGTCAATCTAGAGAAAGAGAACACTTTTCACATGGATATGCTCAAAAAGCACAACATGGACCTGGTAGAGGAGGCCGCACAATTCAAGGAGGAAATCCGAACCAAAGAAGACCAGTTAGACTTGTTTAAGGTAGAGAGCGGCAAGCTATCTGAGGTGCTGAAGAATGAGATTGAGAGTCTCAAGAGCCAAATACAAAGCGTCACTGTATCACTTCAAAGTACAGAAGAGCAAGTCCAAACAAAAGTTAACCAGCTGGCAAACAATGAAATGGAGATTTCAAAGGAAAGAGAAAAGTATCAAAGCCTGATGGAATCCTCTTCAGAGGAGGTGACCATGCTGAGGGAGCGCATACAGGCTCAAGAGGAACAGCTTGCCACACTGAGAGAAGAAGGCTCTTCACAGTCAGATATGCTATACAAGGAGATCAGCCAGCTCAAAAACCAGTTGGCAGTGGTGAATAATTTGCTCTCCGAAGCTGAGCAGAGGGTTCAAGCCCAGTTGGCTATGATGACCACACAGGAGCAGGAAAGTGCACACCAGAAAGAACTTCTACAACATCAGCTGTCTGTTACAGAGGCTGAagtgaggaaaatgaatgagGAGATCGAAGTTAGAGACGAACGTGTCATGCAACTGAATGCCACCAACTCTGAAGAGTCAGACTTGCTTTGCCAAGAAATCCAACATTTAAAGAAACAAGTAGAGTCTCTTGACTCCTCTCGAAGGAAGGCTGAGGAGGATGTTCAGTTTAAGAATGATCTGTTAGTTCAACAGCAGAAAGAAGCAGACCGGAACCTTCAGGAGAATAACCAAAAGGAAGAGCTTCTACAGAAACGGATTTCGTCTTTTGAAGAGGAGATTCTGAAGCTCAGAGAATGTCAAGATGAGAAGCAGAAACTCCTCATCAGGGCTGAAGAGAAACTTGAAATGCTCCAAACTGAGTTGGTTGCTGTCAAAACCCAAGCAGCTGATAAAGACAACAGCCTCCAGGTCCTCAGGGCTGAGGTTTCCAGCCATAATGATTTGGCTCAAAAGGCAAATGAGGAGGCTCAAGTCAGTGCTAAAATGCTGGTTGAGCAACAGGATGAGAAcgccaaacaaacaaatgcacttAAGATGGATATTCAGGTACTTCAAGGACAGTTGGAAGTAATTTCTCTGCAACTTATGGACAAAGAACAGCAAATGCTTAAAACCCAACAAGAGTCTGCTCAGCTTATAGAGAAACTTCAGCTGCAGGTTGTCTCACTCAATGCAGATTTGCAACAACACGAAAATACACAAATTGAATCCTTCAAACATTGGGAAGGACAGCAGGATCATCAGAAGGCTATTACCATTGAAAATGAGACCCTTGTTCAGGAAAAGGAAGTCCTGCTGGCCAAGATACTACAAGCGGAAAAGGACCAGAAGGCGCTGGAGAACCAAGTGAATGTGCTGGTTCTGGAGAAGATGAGACTTGTTCAGACCAAGCAggccacagagagagagaacctGGCCTCACTTAGGCTAGAACAAGTGCTCAAGCAAGAGCTTGAATTATCGAAGCTGGAAAAAGATAGGCTCTTGAaagaaatggaaacaaatgaGGAGAGTGAGAGGCATAAGAAAGAGCTGCAGGAGCAGCTGGCAGTTAAAACGGAGGCTGTGGAACACTACAAAGCTCAG ATGGAAAAGGCAGTGAGTCACTACAATGACAAGAAGCAGCTTCTCCATGAAAGCCAAGAAGAGGTGGCTGAGTTTAAGCACTGCCTGGAAGTGAGAGAGCGGGAGGCGAAAGCCACTGGGATGGAGCTCAAACTGCTTCAACTTGAATTGGAAAAGGCTCAAagcaaggaaaaaaacatgttgagcAAGCTGACCCGTTTGGAGACACAG GTGGCCTTTGCTGACCTAAACCTGCGGGCACACAACCGAATCACTGGCCATGAAGCAGACGTGTCTGAGTCATGTTACTTGGAGGTTCCGGCATCACACTCAAATGTTCACAATAAAGCGAAGCCCAAGAGAACCATGAGCTCGGACAGTCTGGACCAAAGCTCCCTTGAAGACTCGCTGAACAACACAAG GAAGCTACCGGCAACTAAGGACTCAAGCACTCCGCTTGTTCGTAGTTCGGAGAGGCTGGCAGCCAAACGTTCTGGTCTGAGGACTGAGTCACTGGAAACACTGTACTTTACACcaataaatacaagacacatcaACAG AACCAgcacagaaaacaaaatagaaGTGGATAGCGCCTTCATAAATCCATCATCATCTATCAAAAGACGAAGGACCACACAGGTTATAAACATAACCATGACAAAG AAAACTCCAGGTGCCAATGAAGGTGATGAGACATTCTACAGcctggctccagcacgctcgcacCCCAACCTCTCCAGTGCCCATAGCGCACGTCCTGTGTCCATGGAGCTTTTTGAAACGCCCACTAAAATGACCGGCGCTGCCAACGACCAGCTCAGCTGTCTTCCGGGGTATAGGCGGAGTACGCTCCATTCGCAGA CTCCGAATACGTTCTGCGTCGGGGCAGAGAACGAACCAGATGGTGCGCCCGATGACTGGATGAGGATTGCTGAGCTCCAGGCTAGGAACAAAGCATGCCTTCCTCATCTCAAGAGCAGTTATCCTGTAGAGTTTGAG GCTGGTTGCAAGAGCacgttcattttcactgatgaaGAAGTCCGTACAGGTGATCCAACGGAGACCATTCGCCGGGCATCTGTCATGCCAGGCCAGCTGCAGGACTCTGTCGCTTCCCATCGCCACTCCCTGGCGGCGGGACAGTTGAGTACCGCAGGCGGCACCCGTTCTCAGCGTCTGTCCTTGATGGCAGGCCACGCGCCGTCTAAATCGGTCAGCTCCTCTCACGTGAGAAGCCCGAAATGCACAAAGCGGTCCGGGTCGACGTTGTCTGTTCCACAAACGTCACCTGAG AAAAAATTGAAGGCCAGCTGCTTCCCCCGCCCCCTCACTCCGAAAAACAAGAACATCAACAGCGGACCCGTCAGCTCTCAACTTCACCCTTCCCTCAGTCCA GCTGACCGCAGGCAGTCCATGATGTTCACCATCGACAACACCCCTAAGAACAACACCAGCAGTTATCTGAAAAAAGGCCTCAATAAGCTCCGTAGCTCCACACGGAAGTCACCGGGCAAAACCTCCAAGAGGTCTCCTGCAAATGCCGTGCGCAAAGAAAACAAGTCGGCAGAAACATCCCGCGTTGCGGTGGGTCGAGCGGGCAGGGTTGGCGGCTTCAAGTCACCTCGAGTGGTCTCTAAAGAGAACAGGAAGTCCCCTCAAACTGCAGGAAAGGCTGCAAAGTCTCCACGGTTGACTGCAAGCGCTCGCAAG ATGATGAGGAGAATGGTGTGA